Genomic window (Lutra lutra chromosome 17, mLutLut1.2, whole genome shotgun sequence):
aaaaaccggGAACATACACTTGGCAGAAATCACTTGGCAGTCACAGATGCACAAACCCAGCCTTCGAGATTAGCAGCCCGTTAGGGCTCCCGCGGGGCTGTCAGGtcaatgtctgactcttgattttggctcaggtcatgatctcagggtcatgagactgagccctgggtcaggctccacactgagcatggaacctgcccaatatcttctccctccctccctctctgcccctccttcccccgcAAATGCtgtcaatctctctgtcaaaacaaaacaaaacaaaactgagcaaACCTtcaaaaatgagtaaatatgCTTTCCAGAGTTAACACAGCATAATACTCAAAAAAGCTACTTCTCAGCAAACTataaaacagggacgcctgggggctcagttggtgaagcatccgcccttggctcaggtcatgatcccggggtcctgggatcgagccccacattaggctcctgctcagtggggaacctgcttttccctctgcacctccccctgcttgtgctctctctctcactcactctttctgccaagtaaaataaataaaaatctaaaaaaaaattataaaaaagcaaaagacaggAAAATACATCTCATTCATAAAGGGAAATTactgtttattaatttttcagagatggagagagggggcaggcaaagggagagagagatgatccCAAGAAGGCTTCtctgcccaatgcagggctcaatcccacaaccctgagatcgtgacctgagcccaaatcaagagtcagacatgctggggcgctcagtgggtttagcctctgccttcggctcagctcatgatctcagggtcctgggactgagccctgcatcgggctccctgctcagcaggaagccggcttctccctctcccacgccccctgcttgtgttccctctctcggtatgtctctgtcaaataaataaataaaatctttaaaaaaaaaaaaaaagagtcagacactcaactgactgagccacccaggtgccccattctgtGGGGTTTCAACTCCTCTTTTCCTACAGTACTTAATAGGCAAATGCACAAAATCGTTACAATGTGTGTCCGGTGGTCCCGAAGATGCAGACATACACGGTACCATAACAACGCaaggagacacagacacacgTGGGCTGAGTGTTCGGATGCTTCTGGAAACAATGGGTATTGTTCATACCGGTGTGTCCCAAGTGCAGCCCTGGCTGTCATAAGGTGTTGACTGCAAGCCCCGAGGTAGCCACTAATGAACAACGAAGAacttacagaaagagaaagaaaaagggaactaagtatgttttatttatttatttgagggagagcaagagcgagagtgCGTATgggcaaggaggaggggcagagagagggagaagcaggcttcccgctgagcaggggcccaacgtggggctcgatctcaggaggggccgtgacccgagctgaaggcggacgcgCCACTGACGGAGCCCCCCATGCGCCCCGAGatggtacattttaaaaatcaactaaataCAAAGACAGTAATGAAGGAGctgagcaacaacaacaaacatcgAAGACTGGGAACAAGTAAGTGGTAGAAGTCAATCCAGAAGAGAACGGGGTGGTCTTACAAGCCTCGGACAAAATGGAATATAACTTAAAAATGGTCACAAGAATCTAAGGAAGACATTTATATTAATCTTGGAAGTCCAGTCtgtcaaggaaatggaaaaattacaGCCATATAAACACTGAACAGCAGAACCCCCAAAACAGAGGGCCCCAAACCCAGCAGAACGGAGGAGAGACTCGGACAGCCCCACGACAATGGCTGCACGGGGGTTCCCCATTTCCATACGGACCGAGCGACCAGGCGGCAATGTGTGAAGGACGGCGAGCGCCAGCAGACGCCCACAGGACACCCCCCACACCCGCCAAACCAAcatcttctcaagtgcacatgggacctCCTCAGGGACAGACCCCCGGCCACACCGAACAGTAAGCCCCCGTAAGCTTAAAAAGACTGGGATAATACGGGTCTTCTCCGCCTGCAATGGACGGGAGCAGCGGAAAATTCCAAACACGCGCAGGTTCAAGCCGCGCTCTGAAACGACCTAGGACCCAAAAGACAAGCCGCAAGGGAAGTTGTAAAGATGCTCGAAGACTAGAGAAACAGTTACAGGATGCAACAGAGGCCTTGTGGGGGAGAGTCAGATCTATAAATGCCTACTGCATAGAAGAGACCGTAACCTAACTTCACACCTgcaggaacaagaaaaaaagagcaaactaaacccaaagccaGCAGCGGTGAGAAGAGAGGCGAGGGGATCCGTGAGGGGCGGCCCACCGCCAGGGAGCGCGTCGCACCCGGCACGGGTCCCACCAGCGCTGCAGGAGACGCGTCCCTGCACGTGGCCGCCACCGCTCTACCACCCCAACCGAGGAAGGGAGGCCGCCCCCTTCTCCAGCAGTAGCTCAGCCCACGGGGGCCCCTACACTTCCAGCTCCCGTTTACTCCAAAGGACTCTGAGTTCTCAACAGCCCCTCCAACCCCTCCTTTCCCCCATGGAAAGGCCACCTCTGCTTTGTTCCCGGATTTGCCTTTATTCCAGAATAAaaccatttttgctggtaaagtaactgttagttttatttttaagtttaacactggagataaataaaatgaaaaatagaaagagaacCAACAAAACAAGTTGGTTGGATAATTCTTTATATGGGCTGAGAAAAAACAAGACTCAAATTACCAAAATTggaagtgaggggcgcctgggtggctcagtgggttaagcctctgccttccgctcaggtcatgatctcagggtcctggaatcgagtcccgcatcgggctctctgctcagcggggagcctgcttctccctctctctctgcctctctacctactgtgacctctgtctgtcaaatgaataaaatctttaaagaaacaaaattggaAGTGAATAAGAAAACATTACTGgatcttacagaaataaaaaaagataagaaaatacaatgaaaaattaaatgcaacCATATTAGAAATCCTatgaaatggacacattcctagaaacacacaaattaCTGAAACTGACCCCAGAAGCAACAGAAAATCCAAACATGCCCTATAATAAGAGACTAAATGAGTAATCAACAACATCCCACAAAAggaaagcccaggaccagacggctttgTGGGTCAACCCTACCAAATGTTAAAGAATTAGCACCAACGCACCCCAACCTCTCCCAAACGAAAGGAAGGGACACCCTAggactcattctgtgaggccaccATAACCCTGACAacaaagtcagacaaagacatcacCAGGGGAGAAAATGATAAATCAGTATCTTAAGAATACAGACGCAAATattctcaagaaaatactagGGAATAGAATCCagcaacatattaaaataattaggggcgcctgagtggctcagcgggttaaagcctctgccttcggctcaggtcgtgatcccagggtcctgggatcaggtcctgcttcgggctccctgctctgagggaagcctgcttctccctctctctcgccccctgcttgtgttccctctctcagtgtctgtcaaataaagaaatgaataatgttttaaaaaattagacatcagggcgcctgggtggctcagtggattaagccgctgccttcggctcaggtcatgatctcagggtcctgggatcgagtcccgcatcaggctctctgctcagcggggagcctgcttccctctctctctctctctctctctctctctctctgcctgcctctccgtctacttgtgatctctctctgtcaaataaataaataaaatctttaaaaaaaaagttagacatCATGATCATGTGGGATTTATCCGAGGAATACAAGGACGGCTCAactacaaaaatcaattaatgcggtataccacattaatagaagaaagggaaaaattcaaaatcacttcatttcatgataaaaacatcgaaattagaaatggaaagaaaatactcaaaatgatACTGGAAAAACCCAAAGCTGGTATCACCCTGGTGGTGTACAGAAAGCTCCCCTTCtcaaatcaggaacaagacaaggccGCCCATTTTCACCACTTCCGTTATAGCCGCTCGAAGCCCCAGGGGGGCAACTTGGccgaaaaaggaagaaaagtatctGTAATTGTAGGTAGCATACGATATGtggaaaatccttaaaaagtCCACAAACGCACACAACGTCCGAGATGCGAACGACATTGCAGAGGGCCTGGGCAGCTccgttaaacatccgactcttggtttcggctcaggtcttgaactcggGTCACAAGGTCGGGCCCCGCACCCCGCTCCGCgcgggcatggagcctccttaagagaACGACAAGTTCGGCCAAACTGTGACATACGGGGTCGGTGCCCTAAAGATCCCTACTCCTACGCGCTAGCGCTGAGCGCGGGAACGGAGCTCAACTGTCGCGCACAACAGCATCCAACGACCACAACACGTTAGAAGTGGGTTCGCTCAGGGAAGTGCACCGCGCGCCCCAGCCCGAACTTGCGGGGAGAAATGGAAGCTGTGGTCGCGGAGGGGTTCGCGCTTCGTTCAGCGCGGGCCCCACCAACGCCTCAGCGCCTCTCGGCAAGCCCAGAAAGGGTGACCGTCAAGCTCCCACGACTCGCCACGACCCCCAGGAGCGCGGCCCGTCGTGCCGGAGGCGAGCGGCAGGACGTGCGGGGCAGCTGCGGCCCTGAGAGCCTGCGGCGCAGCGGCGCGGGGGGCTGGGCCGGGGAAGCGGGGGGCTGGGCCGGGGAAGCGGCTGCCTCCGGAGGGCTCGGGTCCCGGGTGCCGGGTCGAGCCCCGCGGCCGGCTGTCCGCTCCGCGGGGGCCGGGCTTCCCCCTCCCTGCCGGCCTCCCGGCCGACTTGACGTCCGTCTGTCTGATAAACCGGCCGAGAGCCGACGCGCAGGCCGGCCCGCGACCCGGACACCGCGCGACCGGAGTCACCGCAGCGGCGAGCACGCGACCGTGCAGTGTCCACGGGCGAAACACCGAGGCCAGACGCCCGCAACAATAACGGGAGCCGGACCAAGCCCGAGTCCCGGCACCGACGTCCTGAAGCGCTGGGCGGAGGCCGGAGCGGACGGCGGTGTCGGTCCCGGCCGGCGACAGGACTGCGGGGGCCGTCGAGCCCGGGACAGCCGCGCGCATCCGTGCCGGGCAGGCCGGGGCCCGCGCGCAGAGCGGCCGGGAGCGGCCGGGGCGGCGCAGGGAGCGCAGCGGCTCTTCCGCGGACCCGCCGGCCACTCGCTCGGAGACCGGCCGCGCCGGGAGCCGCTGGGGGCCGGACGCCGCTACCCGCGGGCCTGGGACGGCGGCGACGCCGCGGGCTCCCAGACGCTCCCGCGCGCCCTCGTCCCGCCGCGCGCGCCCGCAGGGTCCGGGGCACACCCCGCCGTGGGGAGCGCTCGGCCCGGTCCGCTCGCGGAGCCCAGCGCGTCCCCGAGCCCCGGCGTCCCGCGAACGTCGTCAACAGCCCGCGCGTCCCCGCAGCCGTAGCCCCGCGCCGACCGCCCGCGCCGCTCACCTCAGGCCTGCGGAGGAAGACCCCGGCCGGTCCCGCGCCGCGCTCCGCTGCGGCCACATTCCGGCTCCGGGGGGCAGCGGCTCCCCCCCGCAAAGCAGCACCGTCCGGCCGCCACGCGCTCCTGAGCGCCCCGACGGCCCCGCAGGCCACGCCTCCGCGCGAGGACGCCGCGCCCGCCACGCCTCCGACCACGCCCCTGGGCCCGAGTGCCCCTCCTGCCTGCCACGCCTCCGGCCACACCCCCACCGGCCCCTCCCTTCGGCCACGCCCTCGCACGAACGCCCGGTCGAGTGTGTCCCCGCACGCGGACGTCCCGCCCATCATGCCTCCGGCCACGCCCCCGCACGCGCGCCCCTCCTGTCGACCACGCCCCTGCACGAGGACGCCCTGCCGGCCACGCCCCCGACCCGTCCCCCGCACGCGCGCCCCGCCGGCCACGCCCTTCGACCACGCCCCCGAGCGAGGACGCCCCGCCGGCCACGCCCCATGGCCCCGCCCGGCCTCCAcgtgccgccgccgccgcgcctcCGCAATCCCCGCGGCGGCGGCGAGGGCGCGGCGCCCCTCCCGGTTCCCGctcccaggccccgccccttccTCCCTAGGCCCGGGGCCCCGCGCGGCCGAGCGCAGAGGCGCTGATGGAGGCGGAGGCGCGGGCTCTGCGCGTGGCCGGGGGCTTCGGCCGGGCCCGGCGCCTGCTGGCCGCCGCCTCGTGGCTGCCGTGCGTGGCGCTGGGGCTGGCGCTGGGCTCGGGTCCGCTGCTCACCGCGCTGCCGCCGCACCACTGCCGGCCGGACCCCGCGCTGCTGCCCCCCGCGCTGCGCGCCCTCCGCGGGCCCGCGCTGCTGGACGCCAGCGTGCCCCGCCTGGGCCCTGCGCGCGCCCCGagcccctgcctgctgctgcGCTACCCCGAGCCCGCGGCCCGCCCCAACGGCACGCGGCCCTGCACGCGCGGCTGGCACTACGCGCTGCCCGCCGCCGGCCTGCTGCGCAGCCCGGTCACCGAGGTGCGCCCCCGGCCCGCGGCGccccgcctccccctccccccttcccgcCCCGCCCTGCCCGCACCTTCTCCGTCCCCCTGTCTCCTGCCCGCGGCCTGCTGGGGCTGTTCGCGGGGCTCCTAGTTGGGGTAGACGGTGCCACAGGGGCCCCGGAAGGCAGGGGCCAGGCCTGCTGGCGGCACCTGCCGCCCGAAGCGTGCCAGTGTGGGCCGGCGGCCTGGAGGAAGAGGCGTTCGGTGGACGGTAGGAGCGCAGAGCGGCCAGGGGGTCCGCGGTGCGTGGCGCTGCGGGGCCAACGAACGGAGCGAGCTGTGGCTTGGGGCCGTGTAGGTGTCGAAACGGAGTCCCCGAGATAGGAGGCTTTGAATCCTGGCGGCCCGCAGCGCAGCAAGCCTTCCCCCCTCCGCACCCGCAGGGGCCAGCTGGACGGAGCGGGAGTGGGGGCACTTCAGGGGTCTCTGGGAAGAGATGGGAGGGGGCGGCTGGGACCTCCCAGGTCCCTCTCCCTCGCCTCCGTCCCTTGGGCTGGGACCTGCCCAGCTGGGCTTCCCTCCCGGCCTCTGTCCCACTGCCCTGAACTGTTCCTGGGAGGATTGGCCCCAGTGCAGAAACTGGGACAGGGTTGCCACATCCCTGCCTGGAGTCCTGAAACCGCCCGGGCTTCTCCTCCTCCGCCCGCTGTGTTCCCGTCGCACCTGCCCTTCTGTTGGGACACAGACCAGTCAGCGCCCCACCAGCTTCCGTGAATGTTTGGTTTTTAAACTAGAAACTCGGATGTAGTGTGACTCAAAGTGGTATGTTAGGTCTGGGAACCAGGCGTGGACACCTGGGAGGAGAGGCGGGGAAGGGTGAGACTGAGGTCAAGGGCCCTTGCCAGGAAAAGCAGGTGAGCCCAGCCCTCCAGCCTGTTCCTGGAGTCACTCTTGAGATGAGCAGGTCAGGGGGGAAGTGAGGGCGAGGGCCTCGGCCCCGCGGTGGGAAGCTCAGACCTGTGAAGAGTCCCCTGAGGCTGCAGAGAGGTGAGTGGAACCAGcccagagaaaaacagaacagacGTGGGGCTCCAGGTGGGTGTCCCGAGGACCCCTGTCCTTGCCCTCTGGGGCTTCAGACCAGGAATTGTTCAGATCTCAGCGGAGGACTACCAGAGTCAGGAGGGTgtgctttgtgaccttgagcaagtcactcgcccgctctgtgcctcagtttcccccatctcCAGAGAGGAGTTGGAGCCCTTGGCAGCCTGACCCTCCGGGAACTCCAGCACGGGGGAGGGTGGGCCTGGCCAGCCCACAGGTGACTGGTGTTCCCCGTAGTGGAACCTCGTGTGTGAGGACGGCTGGAAGGTGCCCCTGGAGCAGATGAGCCACTGCCTGGGCTGGCTGCTGGGCTGTGTCCTCCTTGGTGCAGGCTGTGACCGGTGAGGAGCTGGCCTTTTCCTCTACCCTAGCTGTCCTCCCCTCATGCCCTGGAGGGTCTAGCTAGGTCCCCAAGCCGTCTGACCCTCAGCCACATGTGTTCCCTGCCGCGCCCCAGGTATGGACGTCGGGCTGTGTTTGTGGCCTCCCTGGTGCTGGCCACAGGCCTGGGGGCCAGTGAGGCCCTGGCCGCCAGCTTTCCTGCCCTGGTGGCTCTGAGGCTGCTTCATGGGGGGTCCTTGGCGGGCTTTGGCCTGGCCCTGTACGTGGCTCGTGAGTACCGTGGGGTGCTTCTGGGGGGCACCCCCTCGGGCAAGGCCAGCCACTCAGCTGCAGGGCCAAGTCCGGGGACTGGGGAGGCCCCTCTGACACCCCCACTGAGGGCCCTTCTTGTGAAGGCGGGAGGGGCACCGTCTGTTCTGTGAGCTCTGCTGGtggtgggaagggctgggggctggaggagtcCACGACTGGTGCCCCTCGGCCCCGGACAGAGCAGCTGTCCCAGAACGCCTTGGTCTCAGgctgtttctgctcaggtctggAGCTGTGTGACCCCCCTCACCGCCTGGCATTCTCCATGGTGGGTGGCCTCTTCTCGGTGCTGGGCACCCTGCTGCTGCCCGGCCTGGCCCTGCTCGTGCAAGACTGGCGCCTTCTGCAGGGGCTGAGCGCCCTGGTCACGGGGCTCTTGCTCCTGTTCTGGGGGTAAGTGTGGGGGTAGATGGTTCCAGAAGAGCGGTAGAGACCACGTGTGTCGTATCCCTCCATGCATGTGGGAATGGGACAATGACCCAGGAAGCCGTGGCATGACCCCTGGGTCCTGGGCAAGGGCGTTGGCCTTGGCCAGCCCTCCAGAGAGGACCCGTGGGCAACCTCAACCGACCCTGCAGGTTCCCATCGCTGTTCCCGGAGTCTCCCCGCTGGCTGCTGGCCACGGGACAGCCAGCCCGAGCCGGGAAGATCCTGGGGCACTTTGCGGAAGCCGGGGGTGTGGACCCCGAGGACAGCTCGGAGGAGGAGAGCTCCCTGGCTATGGGTAACGCACCAGCCAGGAGAAGGGAGGTgcgggagaagggaggagaagggtcaGCCTCTCACGTGTGCCCCTTCCTGTCCCCGGAGGCACAGAACTGGATATGCTGGGTGCAGGGGGCCCCCAGCCCCAGTACCACTCCGTCCTGGAACTCCGGCACACCTGCGTCGCCTGGAGGAACGGACTCATCCTCGGCTTCAGTTCGTGAGGAGGAGAGGGCGTGGGCGGGCCAGCAGTCCCGGAGCCTCCTCCCAGGCTGGGTCTTGGCCACCAGAGTCCCCAGGCCGGTAGTGCCTTAGCTccgcccttccttcctccctctcaggcTGAGCTGCGGGGGCATCCGAGCCAGCTTCCTGCGCAGCCTGACCCCGAGGGAGCCCACCTTCTACCAGCCCTACTTCCTGGGCGCTGGCCTGGAAGCAGGAGCCAGCGTGTTCCTGCTGCTGACGGGGGACCGCTGGGGACGACGCCCAGTCCTCTTGCTGGGCACCCTGGCCATGGGCTTGGCGTCCCTGTTGCTCCTAGCCGGGACCCAGTGTGAGTGTGCAGAGGCTGAGGGTCTGACTGCCATGGGGTGCTGGGATCGGCCCTCTCCTGGGCCCACGAGAGAGGCACAGGTATTGGGGTGATGCTGTGCCGTTTACTCCACTCACATCCCCACCGTGTACCCAAACCAACACCCAAAGGATCCCATGGGAAGGGGCTCAATAGAAGGGTCTGGTTCGAGTAGGGGCGGCTGGGAAGTCCTGACACTGGCCACCCGGCACAGGGCACGCGTCATGGTGAAAGGCTGGGAGGCCAGGCCCCGTGGGCAATGTGggagccttctcctcctccccagaccTGCCAGAATGGACCCTGCTGTCCCTCTCTGCCCTGggcctcctggcctcccaggCCGTGTCGGCTGTCAGCGCGCTCCTCGCCGCAGAGGTTCTCCCCACGGTGATCAGGTGCGGCTGCTCCCCGACCCGCCCGCTGCCCCGACTTCACACCGGCCCTTCCCCAGGGGCACAGGGGACCCTGGTCACAGGAGGGAGTGGAGCTGGCGGGCAGACTTGAGGCAGCCCCCAGAGAGCACAGAATCCCAGGGGATCAGCCAGGTTCTCATTTCCTGATGAAGAGCACAAAACGTTCCAGGACCGGGAGGAGACCCCGTTCCACAAACACTTCTGAGTTTGGTTTTCCCGGGGCCCCCACACTGTGCCCCCTGCCCCGTCCCCCGGGTAGCCCCCCAATGCCGCACACTCTCTCCCGCAGGGGGGCCGGGCTGGGCCTCGTGCTGGGGGCCGGCTTCCTGGGCCAGGCGGCCGCCCCCCTGGCCGACCTGCCGGGCCGGCGCGGCTTCTTCCTGCACCACGTGGTGTTCGCCGCCTTCGCGGTCCTGGCCCTGCTGCTTGTGCTGCTGCTGCCCGAGAGCCGCGGCTGCGCGCTGCCCGTGTCGCCGCGGGACGCCGACCGCCTGTGCCGCGCCCCCCTCCGCCGCCCGGGCCCGGCCCGCCTGCCGCTGCTGCCGCCCATCCCCTGCGCGGTGGGGCAGCCGCTGGCCCAGGAGAACTGAGCGCAGCCCCCTCCGGCGGGCGGCTGTGACCCAAGGCGGAGCCCCCACCCCCTGGAGCCCCCGTCGCTCAGCACCCCCGCCCCATGTGGAGGATGAAGGCGGCACCGTGGAGCTTGGCGTCCTCGCTGCTCTTTCCCGCGGCCCCGGGCCACCCGCTCCGTGCAGCTGACTCCCGCCAGCCCCACACCCTGGGGGACGGCCCTGTGTGGCAGAcagttggggggggcggggggctggatTCTGTGAGTCACTGCACGGCCCCCAATGGAGAGAAGAGCACGTTTTTAAttctggggagggagggctgctTCCTTTCACACGAAGATGAGGTCCGCGTAAGTGGGGGCGACGGAGAACAGGGTTGTCTGGTTCTCCCCAGGGAGGGGCCCTCCTTTCCCATCTGATCCTGCGCTCCAGACTGTGGGGCCGTGGACCAGGGGCCTccccaggagaagcaggctgcccgagGGCCTCAGGGACGGAGCGGGgtgccctctgcccacctctgcaGCCGCAGTGCCAGGCCCCTGAGGTCAGGCTGCCTGTCCTGGGAAGGACGTCTGCCATCCCCGTCCAGGCTGTGCCCTCAGCAGAGCAAGCACAGGTCTGATCAGAAAGTGCCTTTCCCCAGCCCTCGGTCCGGCCCTCACGGGGGTCCGTACAAGTCAGCCAGCCGGGCGAAGCGGGGACCCCAGGCCCAGAGGCAGCTGTAGTCTTGGTCCTCGTCCCCCAGGCTGGACAGGATGGAGCTCAGCGTCCCTGCCATAGAACCATCGCCCTCGTAGTCATAGATGAGAGCTGTGTCATAGGGCGGGACACTGGGGTCGCTGTTTGCCGCCTCCAAGCCCTGTGGAGAAGCCCCGAGCGCTCAGGATGCCTGCGCATCCCACCCCCGCAGGGGACCCTCCAGGTCAGGCAGCACCACAGAGCAAACTCGCCCCAGGCTTGGATGCTGAGAAGGGAGGGTCTCTGGAGTGGGGGTTGCAGAGGAGGTCTGGGGGCACAGGCCTGAGCATGCAAGAGCGGGAGCACCACCAGGACCCCCCACGCAGGCTGAGAAGACACTTCCCTCTGCACGGCTGTCCTTCCTTGGGGCCAGGATCCCGAGACCCCTGACACCCCCTGCCCCTGTGGGACCACCTGCTTTTTCCTGTTCAAAGGTTCTGCAAACGGTTCTGTCCCCTCCatctctgctctgctccccagGCCACACCCCCTCCTGGGACCTGCCCCAGCGCTTGTCCTAAGCGCAGGCATATGCCTGGGGGTCCCTCTGACCAGGGGTGCAGCACCTGCCCTTGTGTCCTTGGTGCCCCCAGCCAGGTTCCTGTGTTCTGCACACCTCCT
Coding sequences:
- the SLC22A31 gene encoding putative solute carrier family 22 member 31 isoform X2 produces the protein MEAEARALRVAGGFGRARRLLAAASWLPCVALGLALGSGPLLTALPPHHCRPDPALLPPALRALRGPALLDASVPRLGPARAPSPCLLLRYPEPAARPNGTRPCTRGWHYALPAAGLLRSPVTEWNLVCEDGWKVPLEQMSHCLGWLLGCVLLGAGCDRYGRRAVFVASLVLATGLGASEALAASFPALVALRLLHGGSLAGFGLALYVARLELCDPPHRLAFSMVGGLFSVLGTLLLPGLALLVQDWRLLQGLSALVTGLLLLFWGFPSLFPESPRWLLATGQPARAGKILGHFAEAGGVDPEDSSEEESSLAMELDMLGAGGPQPQYHSVLELRHTCVAWRNGLILGFSSLSCGGIRASFLRSLTPREPTFYQPYFLGAGLEAGASVFLLLTGDRWGRRPVLLLGTLAMGLASLLLLAGTQYLPEWTLLSLSALGLLASQAVSAVSALLAAEVLPTVIRGAGLGLVLGAGFLGQAAAPLADLPGRRGFFLHHVVFAAFAVLALLLVLLLPESRGCALPVSPRDADRLCRAPLRRPGPARLPLLPPIPCAVGQPLAQEN
- the SLC22A31 gene encoding putative solute carrier family 22 member 31 isoform X3 gives rise to the protein MSHCLGWLLGCVLLGAGCDRYGRRAVFVASLVLATGLGASEALAASFPALVALRLLHGGSLAGFGLALYVARLELCDPPHRLAFSMVGGLFSVLGTLLLPGLALLVQDWRLLQGLSALVTGLLLLFWGFPSLFPESPRWLLATGQPARAGKILGHFAEAGGVDPEDSSEEESSLAMGTELDMLGAGGPQPQYHSVLELRHTCVAWRNGLILGFSSLSCGGIRASFLRSLTPREPTFYQPYFLGAGLEAGASVFLLLTGDRWGRRPVLLLGTLAMGLASLLLLAGTQYLPEWTLLSLSALGLLASQAVSAVSALLAAEVLPTVIRGAGLGLVLGAGFLGQAAAPLADLPGRRGFFLHHVVFAAFAVLALLLVLLLPESRGCALPVSPRDADRLCRAPLRRPGPARLPLLPPIPCAVGQPLAQEN
- the SLC22A31 gene encoding putative solute carrier family 22 member 31 isoform X1, whose amino-acid sequence is MEAEARALRVAGGFGRARRLLAAASWLPCVALGLALGSGPLLTALPPHHCRPDPALLPPALRALRGPALLDASVPRLGPARAPSPCLLLRYPEPAARPNGTRPCTRGWHYALPAAGLLRSPVTEWNLVCEDGWKVPLEQMSHCLGWLLGCVLLGAGCDRYGRRAVFVASLVLATGLGASEALAASFPALVALRLLHGGSLAGFGLALYVARLELCDPPHRLAFSMVGGLFSVLGTLLLPGLALLVQDWRLLQGLSALVTGLLLLFWGFPSLFPESPRWLLATGQPARAGKILGHFAEAGGVDPEDSSEEESSLAMGTELDMLGAGGPQPQYHSVLELRHTCVAWRNGLILGFSSLSCGGIRASFLRSLTPREPTFYQPYFLGAGLEAGASVFLLLTGDRWGRRPVLLLGTLAMGLASLLLLAGTQYLPEWTLLSLSALGLLASQAVSAVSALLAAEVLPTVIRGAGLGLVLGAGFLGQAAAPLADLPGRRGFFLHHVVFAAFAVLALLLVLLLPESRGCALPVSPRDADRLCRAPLRRPGPARLPLLPPIPCAVGQPLAQEN